In Dehalobacter sp., one genomic interval encodes:
- a CDS encoding virulence RhuM family protein, with amino-acid sequence MKQEDKIILYTTDSGNVTVSVRFEDENFWMTQKAIAELFDVQVPAIAKHLKNIYDEEELTREATVSKKEIVQIEGGREVSRLVDFYNLDAIIAVGYRVNSKKATRFRQWATKTLHEYIQKGFVLNDELLKNGKPFGKDYFDELLERIREIRASERRAYQKIADVFEQCSYDYDKNSSLTKEFYSFVQNKLHYAITGKTAAELIAERVSLEHPTMGLTTWKAAPDGKILKRDVVIAKNYLNEKELSRLNRIVTMFIDYAELMAEDEVPMSMADWLRETDNFLKNNRRKVLEGKGTISHEDAVKKAEDIYEQFRVRQDRDYISQFDREMAKYLKGEGGKDK; translated from the coding sequence ATGAAGCAGGAAGATAAAATCATTTTGTATACGACGGACAGCGGCAACGTGACCGTTTCGGTACGCTTTGAAGACGAAAATTTTTGGATGACGCAAAAAGCCATTGCGGAGCTGTTTGACGTACAAGTGCCGGCGATAGCAAAACACTTGAAGAACATCTACGACGAGGAAGAATTGACCCGCGAAGCAACTGTTTCCAAAAAGGAAATAGTTCAAATCGAAGGCGGCCGCGAGGTTTCCCGGCTTGTGGATTTCTATAATCTCGATGCGATTATCGCCGTAGGTTACCGCGTCAACTCAAAAAAAGCGACACGCTTCCGCCAATGGGCAACCAAAACGCTGCACGAATATATTCAAAAAGGCTTTGTCCTGAATGACGAATTGCTGAAAAACGGCAAGCCTTTCGGCAAGGATTACTTTGACGAGCTGCTGGAGCGCATCCGCGAGATACGCGCCAGCGAAAGGAGAGCCTACCAGAAGATTGCCGATGTGTTCGAGCAATGCAGCTATGACTATGACAAAAACAGCAGCTTGACAAAAGAGTTTTATTCCTTTGTGCAGAACAAGCTCCATTATGCCATAACCGGAAAGACCGCTGCCGAGCTGATTGCCGAGCGGGTCAGCCTCGAACATCCGACAATGGGGCTGACCACATGGAAAGCGGCTCCGGACGGCAAAATTCTCAAACGGGATGTGGTTATTGCCAAGAACTACCTCAACGAAAAGGAACTTTCTCGACTGAACCGTATTGTAACCATGTTTATCGACTATGCCGAATTAATGGCAGAGGATGAAGTGCCGATGAGCATGGCGGACTGGTTGCGTGAAACGGATAACTTTCTTAAGAACAACCGCCGGAAAGTCCTTGAAGGCAAAGGTACGATTTCCCATGAGGATGCTGTAAAAAAAGCGGAAGATATTTACGAGCAGTTCCGCGTTCGACAGGACAGGGACTATATTTCGCAATTTGATAGAGAGATGGCAAAATACTTAAAGGGCGAAGGAGGCAAGGACAAATGA
- a CDS encoding DEAD/DEAH box helicase family protein, producing MKLKFKHQKFQADAAKAVCDVFAGQPYLTPSYRMDRGYVKNEQIALDEAERFTGFGNSRLVPELNDGVILENINRIQRSNQIEPSKQLEGRYNLTVEMETGVGKTYTYIKTMYELNKRYGWSKFVVVVPSVAIREGVYKSFQITEEHFAEEYGKKIRYFIYNSAQLTEIDRFASDSAINVMIINSQAFNARGKDARRIYMKLDEFRSRKPIDILAKTNPILIIDEPQSVEGAATKERLKEFNPLFTLRYSATHKKDSVYNMIYRLDAMEAYNKKLVKKIAVKGISVTGSTATEGYVYLESINLSRGNPTATIEFDVKGSSGVRKARRTVGEGYNLFPYSGELAEYKNGYTVLRIDGRDSSIEFTNGIKLFAGDVIGAVSEEQLRRIQIRETILSHIERERQLFYKGIKVLSLFFIDEVAKYKQYDASGQAFNGLYADMFEEEYKQVISNLQLEIGDGDEYLKYLDGITAEETHAGYFSIDKKSQRMIDSKLGDRQERTSDDADAYDLIMKNKERLLDLREPVRFIFSHSALREGWDNPNVFQICTLKQSGSDIRKRQEVGRGLRLSVNQYGERMDMNLLGEDVHIVNVLTVIANESYDSFAKGLQTELAEAVADRPRMVTADLFKSKVIKDADGAEQVVDIDLAQSIYEGLITSGYVKKGILTDKYYEDKKNGSLEIAEEAADCKESIIAILDSIYDSRTMQPENARKNNVELKLDKSKLGLPEFQKLWANINAKSVYVVDFDQDELIQKAISALNRELRVSKIFFKVEAGSMTDIQSREQLQQGSAFVKEKNEVYKAEISASSAVKYDLVGKVVAETGLTRKAVVSILRGIEKAVFDQFANNPEEFIIKAAQIINEQKATTIIQHITYNKLDAVYDTTIFTEPSLKGQLGVNAIATKKHLYDHILYDSSNERTFAESVDTSNEVAVYVKLPNGFFISTPVGKYNPDWAIAFHEGKVKHIYFVAETKGSMSTMQLRMVEEAKIHCAREHFKAISTDSVVYDVVDSYAALLDKVLS from the coding sequence ATGAAGCTGAAATTCAAGCATCAGAAATTCCAGGCAGATGCGGCAAAGGCGGTATGTGACGTGTTTGCCGGACAGCCGTACCTCACGCCCAGCTATAGGATGGACAGGGGTTATGTAAAAAACGAGCAAATAGCGCTCGATGAAGCGGAACGCTTTACCGGTTTTGGCAACTCCAGGCTTGTGCCGGAATTGAACGACGGGGTTATCCTCGAAAACATCAACAGAATCCAGCGCAGCAATCAGATTGAGCCTTCCAAGCAATTGGAGGGTCGGTATAACCTGACTGTGGAAATGGAAACCGGCGTGGGCAAGACCTATACCTATATTAAAACCATGTACGAGCTGAACAAGCGCTACGGCTGGAGCAAGTTCGTTGTCGTTGTTCCCAGCGTCGCCATACGCGAGGGCGTATATAAATCTTTTCAGATTACAGAGGAGCATTTTGCGGAGGAATACGGAAAGAAAATCCGGTATTTTATATACAATTCCGCACAGCTGACGGAGATAGACCGCTTCGCTTCAGACAGCGCCATCAATGTGATGATTATCAATTCACAGGCCTTTAACGCCCGCGGCAAGGATGCCCGCCGCATTTACATGAAGCTGGATGAGTTCAGAAGCCGCAAGCCCATTGATATTCTTGCGAAAACAAATCCCATACTGATCATCGATGAGCCTCAGTCGGTGGAAGGCGCTGCCACAAAGGAGCGCCTGAAAGAATTCAATCCGCTGTTTACGCTGCGCTATTCTGCAACACACAAGAAGGATAGCGTTTATAATATGATTTACCGCCTGGACGCAATGGAAGCCTACAACAAAAAGCTGGTCAAAAAGATTGCAGTTAAGGGCATTTCTGTTACGGGCAGCACGGCAACCGAAGGATATGTATATCTGGAAAGCATCAACCTATCCAGGGGCAACCCTACTGCAACTATTGAGTTTGATGTAAAAGGTTCAAGCGGTGTCCGCAAGGCCCGGCGTACCGTCGGCGAGGGATATAACCTGTTTCCCTATTCCGGTGAGCTTGCAGAATACAAAAACGGATACACTGTGTTGCGGATTGACGGAAGAGACAGCTCCATCGAGTTTACAAACGGCATCAAGCTCTTTGCCGGTGATGTTATCGGGGCAGTCAGTGAGGAGCAGCTCAGGCGCATCCAAATCCGCGAGACCATCCTCTCTCACATCGAGCGGGAACGGCAGTTGTTCTATAAAGGCATTAAGGTATTGTCGCTTTTTTTCATTGACGAAGTTGCAAAGTACAAGCAGTACGATGCTTCCGGGCAAGCCTTTAATGGTCTGTATGCCGATATGTTCGAGGAAGAATACAAGCAAGTGATCAGTAACCTTCAGCTTGAAATCGGTGATGGCGATGAGTATTTAAAATATCTTGACGGTATAACGGCTGAGGAAACCCATGCGGGATATTTTTCCATAGATAAAAAGAGCCAGCGTATGATTGACAGCAAGCTGGGCGACAGGCAGGAGCGCACCTCCGACGATGCGGACGCTTATGACTTGATTATGAAAAATAAAGAGCGATTGCTGGACCTCCGGGAGCCGGTGAGATTTATTTTCTCTCACTCTGCTCTCCGTGAGGGCTGGGACAATCCCAATGTGTTTCAGATATGCACCCTCAAGCAGAGCGGCAGCGATATCCGCAAGCGTCAGGAAGTCGGGCGGGGCTTGCGCCTCTCTGTAAATCAATACGGAGAACGTATGGATATGAACCTGCTGGGCGAGGATGTCCATATCGTGAATGTTCTTACCGTTATTGCGAACGAAAGTTATGACAGCTTCGCCAAAGGCCTTCAAACCGAGCTTGCCGAGGCTGTAGCCGACAGGCCGCGAATGGTAACGGCAGATCTCTTTAAGAGCAAAGTAATAAAAGATGCCGACGGCGCTGAACAGGTTGTAGACATCGACCTTGCCCAGAGTATCTACGAGGGGCTTATCACCAGCGGATATGTAAAGAAAGGTATCCTTACAGACAAATATTATGAGGATAAGAAAAACGGAAGTCTTGAAATCGCCGAAGAAGCCGCCGATTGCAAAGAGTCCATAATAGCAATTCTCGATTCTATTTACGACAGCCGGACCATGCAGCCTGAGAACGCACGGAAAAACAATGTTGAATTGAAGCTTGACAAATCCAAGCTGGGCTTGCCGGAATTCCAGAAGTTATGGGCTAATATTAACGCCAAGTCTGTATATGTGGTGGATTTTGACCAGGATGAATTGATTCAGAAAGCAATATCGGCACTGAACCGGGAACTGCGTGTATCTAAAATATTTTTCAAGGTAGAAGCCGGGTCGATGACCGATATTCAATCACGGGAACAGTTGCAACAGGGGTCAGCCTTCGTGAAGGAGAAAAACGAGGTTTACAAAGCTGAAATTTCCGCAAGCAGCGCGGTAAAATATGACCTCGTCGGTAAAGTGGTCGCCGAAACTGGCCTTACCAGAAAAGCTGTTGTAAGCATCCTGCGTGGAATAGAAAAGGCTGTATTTGACCAGTTTGCGAATAATCCGGAGGAATTCATTATTAAGGCAGCACAGATCATTAACGAGCAAAAAGCAACGACCATCATTCAGCACATCACTTACAATAAGCTGGATGCCGTTTATGATACCACCATTTTTACCGAACCATCATTAAAGGGACAGCTTGGTGTGAACGCAATAGCCACGAAGAAGCATCTATATGACCATATCCTATATGATTCCTCAAATGAGAGAACCTTTGCGGAGAGCGTTGATACCAGCAATGAAGTGGCGGTCTATGTAAAGCTGCCGAATGGCTTTTTTATTAGCACACCTGTAGGAAAATATAACCCCGACTGGGCGATAGCTTTTCACGAGGGCAAAGTGAAGCATATCTACTTTGTTGCCGAGACAAAAGGCTCCATGTCCACAATGCAGCTGCGTATGGTCGAGGAAGCAAAAATCCACTGCGCTCGCGAGCATTTTAAAGCTATCAGTACGGATTCTGTTGTATATGACGTGGTTGACAGTTATGCGGCGCTATTGGATAAGGTGTTGAGTTGA
- a CDS encoding ATP-binding protein — MSHEDEIKKILSAVTASGNLKSRESNTVEFKEAFNKNSTAKYAKTMAAYANNRGGYIIFGVKDNPREVVGLKNDNFENLNQEQFTDAVNTLFAPAIDWECGSFIIRTEKPITGSGGETETKVVEKKIGWIYTKEAEQKPIIAQKADNGERITSGDVFYRYRARSEKIKFAEMNRIVEERAAKEREGLLKLFEVIRKSETANLGIVNYSNGKITTPYGVDVAFERKLVTQVLKKAKFIKEGSFNETEGIPVIKVTGNIDLAEEVPVPELDPDKDYPYIQKVLAEKLNITTQDLYALIWYYKMKEAKKYHIEVTTSKSNKVHKFSEFALQFLQEKLQELKSNSNEFDKIRTAYKNRNKCYK, encoded by the coding sequence GTGAGCCATGAAGATGAGATCAAAAAAATACTGTCCGCTGTTACTGCCTCCGGCAACCTGAAAAGCCGTGAGAGCAACACGGTAGAGTTTAAAGAAGCATTTAATAAGAACAGCACGGCGAAGTATGCCAAGACGATGGCGGCATATGCCAACAATCGGGGAGGCTATATTATATTCGGCGTTAAAGACAATCCGCGCGAGGTTGTCGGGCTAAAGAACGACAACTTTGAAAACCTCAATCAGGAGCAATTTACGGATGCCGTCAACACTTTGTTTGCTCCGGCGATTGACTGGGAATGCGGCTCGTTCATTATTCGGACAGAAAAACCTATAACTGGCTCTGGCGGCGAAACGGAAACAAAGGTGGTCGAAAAGAAAATCGGCTGGATATACACTAAGGAAGCCGAGCAGAAGCCGATTATTGCACAAAAAGCCGATAACGGCGAAAGGATAACGAGTGGTGACGTGTTCTATCGATACCGCGCTCGAAGTGAAAAGATAAAGTTTGCTGAGATGAACCGAATCGTCGAGGAGAGGGCGGCAAAAGAGCGCGAGGGTTTGCTGAAACTGTTTGAGGTAATCCGCAAAAGCGAAACGGCGAACCTTGGTATCGTTAATTACAGCAATGGTAAGATTACAACTCCGTATGGCGTGGACGTTGCCTTTGAGCGCAAATTGGTCACGCAGGTGCTAAAAAAAGCAAAGTTCATAAAAGAAGGCAGTTTCAATGAAACCGAGGGTATTCCTGTTATAAAGGTGACGGGTAATATCGACTTAGCGGAGGAAGTCCCTGTCCCCGAGTTAGATCCCGATAAAGATTATCCATACATACAGAAAGTGTTAGCGGAGAAATTGAACATTACCACGCAAGACCTCTACGCTCTGATTTGGTACTATAAAATGAAAGAGGCTAAGAAGTACCATATAGAAGTCACAACTTCGAAAAGCAATAAAGTTCACAAGTTTTCTGAATTTGCTCTTCAATTCTTGCAAGAGAAGCTCCAAGAATTAAAAAGCAATTCGAATGAGTTTGACAAGATACGAACGGCATATAAGAACCGCAATAAATGTTATAAATAA
- a CDS encoding site-specific DNA-methyltransferase, which produces MDKPKFETPDLTAENRKKLAELFPGVVAEGKVNVDLLRTYIGEEFFKDEAYEFTWVGKRAAIAEAGRPIRKTLRPCMEESKNWDTTENLYIEGDNLDVLKLLQESYLGKVKMIYIDPPYNTGNDFVYRDNFTRDKDEYEEEAGVYDEDGDRLFRNTESNGRFHSDWCSMMYPRLVLARNLLANNGVIFISINDGEVAQLKKMCDEVYGEHNFIADLIWSNKEGGGSSDSKLFRIKHEHIICYAKSIEFVDIIGVPVGNEDRYKLQDEFVSTRGKYYLQKLGMGTIQYSTSLDYPIQCPDGTTVMPADNNIGRRACWRWSRPKYEWGIENGFIEIKKDSNGVWTVYSKQYLNCDNEGNIIARTQRPMGIIDEFSSTQASKLLETLGLGSCFSYSKPVELIRYLASRIDTKNGIILDFFSGSATTAHAVMQLNAEDGGKRKFIMVQLPEPCPEGSEAAKAGYKNICEIGKERIRRAGEKIKEENKDKAGIENLDIGFRVLKLDDTNMKDVYYAASEYTQDLLSMMEDNIKDDRTDMDLLYACLLDWGLPLSMPHTQEKIGSFTVHTYNDGDLIACFEKHISDEVVKEIARRQPLRAVFRDSSFASSPEKINVEEIFKLLAPNTSVRVI; this is translated from the coding sequence ATGGATAAACCAAAATTCGAAACCCCAGACCTCACCGCCGAGAACCGCAAAAAGCTGGCCGAGCTGTTCCCCGGCGTGGTGGCCGAGGGAAAGGTGAATGTAGATTTGCTCCGCACATACATAGGTGAGGAGTTTTTCAAGGATGAAGCCTACGAGTTTACCTGGGTGGGTAAAAGGGCTGCCATTGCAGAGGCAGGAAGGCCTATCCGCAAAACTCTGCGCCCCTGCATGGAGGAAAGCAAAAACTGGGACACTACCGAAAACCTTTACATAGAGGGCGATAATCTTGACGTGCTGAAACTGTTGCAGGAGAGCTATCTTGGCAAGGTGAAGATGATTTATATAGATCCGCCGTACAATACGGGTAATGATTTTGTTTACCGTGATAACTTCACGCGGGACAAAGACGAATATGAAGAGGAAGCGGGTGTATATGACGAGGATGGTGACCGTTTGTTCCGAAACACCGAAAGCAACGGGCGCTTTCACTCCGACTGGTGCAGTATGATGTATCCGAGGCTTGTGCTAGCAAGAAATTTGTTGGCGAACAACGGCGTTATATTTATTTCAATTAACGATGGTGAAGTGGCACAGCTAAAAAAGATGTGTGATGAAGTCTATGGTGAACACAATTTCATAGCAGATTTAATTTGGTCAAATAAAGAGGGTGGCGGCAGTTCTGATAGTAAGTTGTTTCGCATTAAGCATGAACATATTATTTGCTATGCTAAATCTATCGAGTTTGTTGATATTATTGGTGTCCCTGTCGGCAACGAAGATAGATATAAGCTACAAGACGAGTTTGTTTCCACCCGTGGCAAATACTATTTACAGAAATTGGGAATGGGAACTATCCAGTATTCAACCTCGCTTGATTATCCTATACAATGTCCGGATGGAACAACTGTTATGCCTGCCGACAATAATATCGGGCGCCGGGCTTGCTGGCGCTGGTCGAGGCCAAAATATGAATGGGGTATCGAAAATGGATTTATTGAAATTAAGAAAGACTCCAACGGTGTTTGGACAGTTTATAGTAAGCAATATTTAAACTGTGACAACGAAGGTAATATCATTGCTCGAACGCAACGCCCAATGGGAATAATAGATGAATTTTCAAGTACGCAAGCCTCGAAACTACTTGAAACTCTTGGATTAGGTTCATGCTTCAGTTACAGTAAACCAGTAGAGCTGATTCGTTATCTTGCATCACGCATAGACACAAAGAACGGTATCATCCTCGACTTCTTCTCCGGCTCCGCCACCACCGCCCATGCGGTAATGCAGCTTAACGCCGAGGACGGCGGCAAGCGCAAATTCATCATGGTGCAGCTGCCCGAACCCTGCCCCGAAGGCAGCGAGGCAGCCAAGGCTGGCTATAAAAACATCTGTGAAATCGGCAAGGAGCGTATCCGGCGTGCCGGGGAAAAGATCAAAGAAGAAAATAAAGATAAAGCTGGCATTGAAAACCTCGACATCGGCTTCCGCGTGCTCAAATTGGACGATACGAATATGAAAGATGTGTACTATGCGGCAAGCGAATATACCCAGGACTTGCTTTCAATGATGGAAGACAACATCAAAGACGACCGCACCGATATGGACCTGCTCTATGCCTGCCTGTTGGATTGGGGATTGCCCCTCTCCATGCCTCACACGCAGGAGAAAATAGGCAGCTTCACCGTGCATACCTACAATGACGGCGACCTCATCGCCTGCTTTGAAAAGCACATCAGCGATGAGGTGGTGAAGGAAATAGCCAGGCGTCAGCCGCTGCGCGCTGTTTTCCGCGACAGCAGTTTTGCCAGCTCGCCCGAAAAAATCAATGTGGAGGAGATTTTCAAATTATTGGCTCCGAACACAAGCGTGAGGGTGATCTGA